The genomic interval GTGGTCGACACCGGCTGTTCCATCTTGACCAACAGATCCATTTTCGCTTATAAAAAGAGCGTCGTGCTCAATTAACTGAACACGACGCAAATGTTTCGGTGTGGGACTCCAAGACGGGCAGTCAGCAATCCCACGATTTTTGTGTCGCAAAGGCCTTCCAAAAAGGCAGCGCCCTTTTTACGTCCATTGCGGGTTGCATTATGGCAGGTTGCTCCAGATCCGTCAAGACGGAAATGGGTGATCGCAGGAAAGTCAGCATGACGCGAAAACGCCAAGCAGGAGCAATCCGGCTAACCGCACGATCGCCACCCAAAAAACAAAACGAGCCAGAAGCGGGCATTGGATAATGTCTCTCGCTTCCGGCTCGTCTCTTTTGCGCACGTGGCGAAATTGGCAAACGCGGTGGATTTGGGTTCCATTGGGGTTCGTTGCAAGCGAGTCACCCCTTCCGGGTTCGACCCCCGGCGTGCGCATTCGTGATTCTATCAGGGTTGTTAGAATTCTCCAAGCGGTGAATACGTTTTAGAAGTACAAGCAAGAGGTAAAATCATGTCGAGACCCCGCGACTGGAACATGGAAGCTCGCGACCCACACGATGACGAAGCGAGTATTCGTTGTTTCATTCATCAGGCCACAATTGAAAATCTTACGCGAGCGATACATACTTCCCGGTTCTATCGCTTAATTTGTGCGAAAGATGTGCTGGAAGAACCTGACGCAATTTTCCAAGGTTGGAATCGCGAAGGACATGAAGATGGGTTATGCTACGTAGGGAGGCCGCAAGACAGGCCCAAAGATGGAATTGAACTTCCGCCACAACCAAATCGGTGTTTTTTCGTCTTTGTTATGACTACAGGGAAAATTGACGAGTGGCGATGGGAAGACTTTTGTCTCACTGATGAGGCGGATTACAGAAGGCAATTCGGAGACAACTGGAGAAAAGTATGGCCACGAGCTTGAACGATTTGATTGCAAATTTTGAACAAGAGACGGCAGGCCGAGAGTTTCGACCACACGCATACTACGATGCCGATTCCGATGCCTTGATGTTTTTTATCAGCAACGAACCTGAACACGGAAAAAGGCTCAATAGCCGCGTCACAATTTATCTTTCGGATGAAACCGACGAATTGGTTGGATGTCGTATCAAGGGAGTTCGCGCTGTACTGGAGGATATCGGAAGTTTTGACGTTTCCATCTCGCATCGCAAAATCAAGCTAACCATGCTATTTGCTGCATTGCATGGAAAGTTCGCGGAAGAGCCTGAAGGCCGCGATATGTACCGTCATATCGGACGACACGTCGGCGAGTCAAACTTAGAAGTTGATTTGCCTGATGAAGCGACGTGCTAGACAAGAACCGCTTGGTTCTCGATATTTGAGACGCTAGCCTTCCGCACCTTCAATTGCTTGCACCACCCGTTTGCCGTCACTCTGCCTGCGCAAATTCCAGTGGAATGATCGCTCCGTCACATATCGATGAAGGTGGCGAGCGGTGTAGTGATGATGAGCACCAACGTAAGCACGCTTGAGAAGTAGAAGTGTAACTCTCTGTCGTGTTGACGTGTGAATCTTCGCGAGCATACTCCTTCTCGCCGTGGTTCACGGATTCGTGCTCTTCGAACCCCTTCCCGACGCTCGCGATCGTATCGAACAGGATGGACCGCAGACGATAGATGCAGTGCTTCACGAATGGAAAACAATCTTGAAGCAAATCGGTCGGCGGCGAGGGAAGGCACTTGAAAAGCAAGTGCTTGACATCTTGTCCTACGAATGCCGAACAGCGTTACACCGCTGCTATTCAGCCGTTTGGGATGCGTTGCTTCCCTATCTGGGATGGCAATATGACCTGACGGACAAGTGCAAAGCTTTCCACCAGCTTTGGCATTACGACCACTGTACGCCATCCAATGAATATGAGCGAATAAACTTTCACCTGTTTCACGGGCACATCTTTGCTCTTCATCCGGCCTGTGGCCCAGTACTGCGCACACAGACCGGCCAGGAGCTCTTCGGCGAATGGCTTCAAGAGGGCACGCTGTCCTCGTACCATCGTGTGCTTCACGCCTTGGCAGTGGCTGTGGGCTTCTATGCGGAGCAATCCAACATCGCAAAGTTGCTCCGGAAGAATGAACAGCGAGAGAACTACTACGGTGATTTGGTCCCGCTCGAAAAACGACTGCAGAGCCGGCGAAGTGGTCGACGTTAACGATAATGCTTGATTCGCAGGTGCTGATCCAATGGCCGACGCACGGACCGCACCCCAAACCACAACAGAATAAGAGGTTATGAATTAACAACACTGTTCGTTTTTCGACAAGACACCGTCATATACTGCACGAAATGCGAAGCCGCTTTCACATTCGGTATGGGGAATTGAACAACTCGCCACAGTGACCACAAGAACACATCGAAAATTTCCAAAAGTTGACATGACTGCAGTTGACAATGGTTTAGACCCTGCGACATTAGAAGCCCTCTCTCTTCTAACTTGCGATGTCGATGCCAACGGGCTTTTAAAACGGTCACGGAGTGGTCAATGTGCGGAATTGTCGGCTACTTGGGCGCGACCAATGCGTCGGACGTTCTTCTGACAGGTCTGAAACGACTCGAATACCGAGGATACGACTCGGCCGGATTGGCAACGATTCATGACGGCCAATTGCACGTGCGTCGAGCGGTCGGGCCGGTGGATCAGCTTCAGGAATCCCTGACGAAGTCCCCAGTTCGCGGCGAGATTGGGATTGGCCACACGCGTTGGGCGACTCACGGCCAGCCAAGCGAGCAAAACGCGCATCCGCATATGGACGCGAGCGGCCGCATCGCTTTGGTGCACAACGGCGTCATCGAGAACCACTCGTCGATTCGCAACTTTCTGGCGGACGAAGGAATCCAATTCCATAGTCAGACAGACACCGAATGCTTGGTCCAACTGATCGGCTTTTTCTACGGGCGATCAGGGGATCTGCGGGAAAGTCTGGAGTTGGCTCTGCAGGAAGTTCGCGGCACATTCGGCATCGCTCTGGTGTGCTCAGACCATCCGGAAACGTTATTCTCGGCTCGCCGAGGCAGTCCGTTGTTGGTCGGTATCACGGCCGAAGGCTACGTGATCGCATCCGACCCACATGCCGTCGTCGCACATACGTCCGACGTGACCTATCTCGAAGATGACGAAGTCGCAGTCCTCTCGCCCGCCGGTCTGGAAGCCACCACGATTCACTCCGTAGCCGTCGAAAAGCGGATCGAAGTGCTGGACCTTTCTCTGGCTGACGTCGGATTATCCGGGCACGCCAACTACATGGAAAAGGAGATCCGCGAGCAACCGGAGAGCCTCCGGGAAATGATGCGGGGGCGTCTAGACGTCACTAACGGACGCATTGTGCTGGGTGGCCTGACGGAAATCGAGCGAGACCTGGCACACTTTCAGCGGGTTCTCCTGTTCGGCTGCGGGACGGCTTGGCACGCAGCATTGATCGGTGGCTATCTGTTCGAAACGCTGGCGGGAATTCCGACGACGGTCCAATACGCCAGCGAGTTACGGTATCGCAACCCGCTGATCGAAGAAAACACGTTGGCCGTCGCGATGAGTCAATCCGGCGAAACCGCTGACACCCTGGCCGCTTTACGGGAAGTGAAGTTGAAAGGGGCCACCTGCCTGGGCATCGTCAACACGGTGGGTTCATCCATCGCGTTGGAAACCGACGCCGGTGTATACCTGCATGTGGGTCCGGAAATCGGTGTCGCCAGCACGAAAGCCTTTACCGCTCAGGTTGCCGTGCTGACCATGATGGCTTGCGATTTGGGACGTCGGCGACGACTGTCTCCCGAACAAACGGCGAATGTAGTCCATGAACTCGCCACGATGCCGGAGAAAATCGCGGAAGCCTTGGAGACCGAAAAGCAAATCCAAAGTCTCGTTGCGGATCTCTCGCAACACGACAATTGGCTGTATCTGGGACGCGGAGTGAATTTCCCAGTAGCGTTGGAGGGGGCCTTGAAACTCAAGGAAATCAGCTACATCCATGCCGAGGGATTACCGGCAGCCGAGATGAAACACGGCCCCATCGCGTTGATCGACAAAGGTATGCCCGTTGTCGTCATCGCCGTTCAGGATCATACTTACGAGAAGGTGCTTTCCAACATCGAAGAAGTTCGCAGTCGGAAAGGGCGAGTGATTGCCATCGCCACCCAAGGCGACACCCAAATTGGCGAAGTCGCCGACGAAGTGATTTTTGTGCCTCCCACCATCCCAGCGCTCTCTCCGCTTGTCACAACAATTCCCCTGCAGTGGTTAGCCTACCACACCGCTCTTCATCGTGGCTGCAATGTCGACAAGCCACGTAACCTCGCCAAGAGCGTCACCGTCGAATAGAGAAAGCCCACCCAACACAATTTGACCAAATCGAGCTGATGAATTTACCTATTGTTGTCTATGAAGATGCGTCCTGGGAGCACTTTCTGCCGCTGGTCTACACTCGGGGTGTCTTCGACTTGCTCTGCGGAATGGATTCGCTACTCGCGAAGATCCAACAACTACAGACCGCCGAGAACGAAACGTCCTCCGTTGCGTCATCACGCAAACCCAAGACCAAAATCGGTTTATGGTGTCGAGATTCCATCGCACCAGTGTTGACCGAACAGAAAAGTCTTCCGGTCAATCAATCCGCTCCCGAGCGTTGTCTCTTCCTCAACGGGCGAGGTATATGGAAACAACTGCCGAAGGTGGAAGGAACAGGCTCTTGGGTTGGCGTCTCTAAGAAATCCGGCCAAGTGGTCGCCGTGCACGCCGATCCCGCTTTAGCAGCACGGCTTACACCCGCCACTTTTCTGGTCTCACCAGTTCTGCCAGCCGATCACCCTCTGCTCGTAGATCTTCCCCAGCACGAGTTTGACGAGGACGTCGTTGAACTCATGGATTGGCCGTGGAACCTGATTCACGCCAACGACCGCGCGATCGAATTCGATTGGCGAGTTCGCCGCGGGGCACCGGCCGACGTCTGGGGCCAAGTGATGACGGGCAGTCACGTCTTGGCTCCCGATTCGGTGTTCATTGGCGCGGGAGCTCAAATCAAGCCGTGCGTAGTGATCGACGCCGAAAACGGCCCGGTATGGATCGGCGAGAACGTCGAAATCCTGCCTCACAGTTTTATTCAAGGCCCCGCGTACATCGGTGATGACAGTCTGATCCAACCTGGTTCGGTCGTTCATGCGGGAACAACGATCGGCCCCCGTTGTAAAGTCGGCGGCGAGATCGAAACCAGTATCATTCAGGGTTTCTCCAACAAGCAGCACGACGGATTTTTGGGGCACAGTTACATCGGCTCTTGGGTGAACATCGCAGCGGACTGCATCAACAGCGACCTCAAAAACACGTACGGTCCCGTGCGAGTCCCCATCAACGGTCAACTAGTCGAGACGGGCGAGATGTTCGTGGGGATGCTCTGCGGAGATTACAGCAAACTCGGCATCAACGTCAGCTTCCCGACCGGTGCCGTAATCGGATTCTGCAGCAGCGTGGTTGGCCCCCACAGCCCCAAATTCGTGCCTAGTTTCAGCTGGTTTGATGACGGTGTCCATGAAGCGTTTGAGTCCACACGAGCCATCGAAGTCGCCCGCCGCGTGATGGCTCGTCGGCAACACGAAATGACATCGGCTCAAGAATGCCTGTTCAAAGAGGTCCGTAGAATTTCGCCGGAAATCGAAGTTCAAACGCCGTGATGCAGTCGATTTCAGGAGACCCACTGGACCATGTAGGTAGTACTACCAACTCACCAAAACAAAGGCGTCAAGTTGAAATCAACCTTTAATTGACTTTTCGACAAAAACGCTAAAGTTCTTGTTGACGCGACCTGTACACCCCCCTATCTTGACAGACGTCTCTCTCAGAAGAACAGATATATTCCCTCCATTCCACCTGCTTGGAGTCTTTCATGCAAGGTCGCATCAGTCCCTGCCTACACGAGCGGTCCGCACGTAAACGCGTCGGCTTCACACTGATCGAATTGCTCGTGGTGATCTCCATCATCGCGACCCTAATCTCACTCATCGCCCCCGCCGTCCAAAGTGCCCGAGCCGCCGCCCGGCGAACACAATGCCTGAACAATCTCCACAACCTCGGCCTAGCGATGCAAAACTTCGCATCCAGCCATAATGGTTCACTGCCTTATGTGCGGGATTCAACGACAGGAACGACTGCAGAAAAACGAATTAGCGGTTGGCCTGTACAGATCCTAAACACGCTTGATCAAGAGGCTATTCAGAGACAGCTACGAGAAAATGCAGCCACTGGTTCCACATCTCCCTTCAGCACACCGACCCCTGTCAACACGTGGCTCCAAGTCTTTACTTGCCCAGACGATTTGAACTCTTGGCAGCAGGACTTTGGGTTGACGTATCGAGTGAATGGTGGCTACTTGTCGCTCACAAATTCAACAGTTGGAGGGGCCTTTGGTCCAGATGCCATCGATACCGAAGAAGCGTTGGATGGTGTATCGGGCGGAGCGTTGGGGGCACTAGCGGCATATTCCACCGGCGCTATGTTTCAGAGAATTGCGGCAAACGATCGTAAAATGAGTTTGGATTTTATTTCGCAGGGGGATGGCACTGGCAATACCATCTTGCTCGGAGAGAGTGTTGCAGCAGCGACCAGCTGGGATACTACCAACACTGACCGTCTCGTGTTTGGTGTCGAACTTAGCGATATCGAGAGTGGAGGCAGCCCAATTTATGGCTCCGCAAGTAGCCTAAATGACACGAGTTGCGATGCGCTCGGGGATTCGGCTATCAATTCGTCAGACGATCCAGCCGATGGAGGTGGCGATAGGTTCATAGCATCTTCGAACCATCAGGATATAGTTCACGTATGCCTTGCAGATGGAGCAGCACGTGGCATATCTGAGAGCGTTGATCCGTCAGTATATCTGAAACTATTAACCTCAAACGGACAACGCTTTGGCCAAGGTATTCTCGACAATAGTGCATATTAAATTCATTGCAGCCCAGGTTTTCGAAGGGAAATACGAATGAGTCGTTTGTTTTCTTACACTCTGCTGACTTTTGTTGTAGCGGCCTCGATCGGAATGAATGCGCAGGCATCTCCGATTGTGAATGGGGAGTTTGATTCAGTACACATTGATGTGACTCCCCCGGATCTAGGTTGGCAGTCTATCGGTAATCCGGTGGTAATAAGTGCCCAAGCCGAACTGTCTACTGACACATCGATACTCGCTGGAGCCATTGCAAACTTTGTTGACCTTTCAGTTTCTCGTCTAGAAGAATTTGGCGACAGCCCAGCCAATGGCTCGGCAATCAAGCAGACATTTGAAGTGCTGACTGGAGGTAAATTGTCGTTCGACTGGAGCTTTATTACTTCGGAGAATAATACAGGTGAAAACAATGATTTCGCGTTTTGGAGTTTGTCTGGGGCGAATAATGGAGAGCGGCTTGCTAATGCCGAATCAGGGGCAACCGCCTTTCAGACGAAGACCTATGACGTGGATTCAGCCGGGATTTATACGCTGGCGTTTGGTGTAATGAACGAAAACAATGATTTTGGCCCTTCTCAGCTCTTAATTGATAATGTGAGCTTTGAGGCGACAGCAACGTCTGGGTCACCGACTCCAGAACCCGGAACATGGGCGATGATGGCCTTGGGTATGATTGGGTTTGCTGGCGTCTGGTATCGACAGAAAGTGGCCGTCGTTGGCTGAGTGCACGATGAGGTGACGTGCCCCGCTGGATCATCGAGACGGCAGACGGAAGGTTAGCCGCCTCCTCCATTCCGCTAGGACTTCACCGAACGTAGCAGATTTGAGATCGCCCAGCCTCGTCGGGGTGGTGTTCGAGTGGGTTGCGGGTTGGCCGCGGTGCTTGAGGCCGCGGCGAGGTTTTCGTGTTGATCGAGCCATTGCTCGCACTGTTTCCAACTACCGGTGAAAACAGCGTGGCCGGATTCATCGAGGACGCTGCAGAATTGCCGTCCTAAATCGAGGTGATATCGCATATACGTGTTCCTCCAATTTCCGTCGTGGAAACTGAGACAACGAAAAATCGGCCCGAAAGACTTCGGAAATGATTGCTACCGCGAGGGTCATCATGACATTCATGATAACCAAGCGTTCAAATATCGGGAACAAAACCAGCGGAGGCTGGCGATTTCGGCGAAATGCCTGTGGAAAGTTGCCAAAAGACCGAACGGTATCGTTAAAACCCCTCTAATCGCTACAACTGAGCAATGTGAACAAAAGTCACACACTGGTCTTCAATCATTCAAATCGAGAATTCGATCCCTGTTGATGAAAACGAGGTTGATTTGACCAACTCGGAATTTAAAATCAGAAAGGAATTGTGTACAGACCTATCTTCCTACGGAGTCGGCTCACCACATCTCACCAGCGAAATTTGGTAAGGAAATGTGCGGAAAATTGCCGTTGCAGGAAGACCACTAGGTATTGTAGTCACTATTACTTACATTTGTCCAACCGATTTTCAAAAAATCGGGGCAAATTAGCCCGCAAAAGTTCATCAACGCTCATTTGAACTGCACCTCGCTGGCACGAGATTTTAACAGGATGCATCCTCATGCGCCGTAGTACCAACGACCGTCGCCGCCGTTTGGTGCTCTCTAATTACAACGACGATGCGGAATCCGAATCCGAAGAGCTGCCCACCGACGATGCCAATATTCACATCGCGGAAGATAGCAGCGACGAACATCTTGCGGAATTCTCCGACGCGGTCGCAGCGGCCACCAACGACTCCCGCATCCAACTACTGGCCGGGGTCGATATTCGGAAATGCCCCGAAATCGGCAAACGCTTCTCCCAACTCATCATTCCGCGAAAGCCCCGGACTGCGGTCGAGTTGCGAATCACACGGTTGCATGACGGCAAGACCTTTGATCGTCAGGTCCGTTCGGCGTTTGCGATTGTCGGAAGTGGGCCGGACTGTCAGCTGAAACTAACTGACCCGTCAGTCAAAGATCGCGAGATGGTCTTCCAGCGGATCGGTCATCGGATTCTGTGCATCTCACTTTGTGGGAAACATCAAGTCCGACACCGTCCGGGAGTCCATCGATTCCGTTGGCTCGTTCCCAATGATGAGGTCGTCGTTGGTGCCTACGGGATCACTTGCCTGCCGAGTATGGAACGATCGACCGACGAATTCGAAGTTCCACCAGTTGACGTCGACACCCTCTTCGAGCCGTGGATTGACGAAAGCGAAGCGGATGCGGCCGCTTGGAATCAGTCCCCAAAATCCGCTTTTCTGCCTTTGGAGGGCGAGGACGCGACGTCAATACGACTCGACTCCCGTTTGATCACCTTGATCGGGCGGGGCACCTATTGCGGGTTCCGAATTGTCGATCCCCACGTCTCGCGAGTCCATGGGGCCGTCCTGTCGACCAACGAAGGAGTTTGGATTCAAGACTTCGAAACCCCCGACGGCATTCGTGTGAACGGCAGGTGCGTCCGCCGAAGCAAACTACATGAGGGCGACGAAATCCAGATCGGTCGCTCTCGGTATCGGTTCACCGAATCGCTTGGCTCAGACACCGGCCGAGTCATCATCACCGAACCGAAGTCCGAGAAAGAACCAGAGTTCAAGGCTAGCGAAGAATCTCAATCAACACTCGAACAATCGGATGGTCTCAAAACCGTCCCCGATTTTCAGGTCAGTGCAGGGGCTCCGAGCAATGAAGATGAGCTGGACTTAACTCGATCTTTGATGTGGGTGATTCAGGAGCAAAATTCGACGCCCGCGTTTTGCACGTCACCGGCAACGCAAGTTGACGCCACGCAAGCGATCGTCGAAGGTGTCAATGGTGCACTCGTCCATATGCGGCAGGAGATGCACCAGCAGTTTCAGCAACAAACCGAAATGCTGACGACGCTGGTCGATTCGATCCGCCGGGACATCAAGGAGGAACTTTGCGAAGAGATTCGCCAACTCGCACGAATCACGTCCGAGATTCAACGCGTGCAGCAAATAATGCTGGAAAATATGGCCAACAAGTCGGAATCAAACGGTCAAGAGAAGCGTGAACCTTCGAAGCTTGTGACAGACAACAGCCAATCGAAGGAACGCGTCTCGACTCCACCGCCGGTCAGCCAGGGGATTTCGCCGGCAGAGTTAGATGACTCCGACGAAGCAATGGATCCCATGAATGTGGTTGTCCGACTTCGAGAGCTCGAGAACGAACGGACAAGCCGATGGCAGAAGTTACTTCGTCTCGTCCAGCAGCCGTAGGACAAGGTTCGTCGTTTCTAATAGTCCCCAGTTGATGGCGTCACTCAGCCGGTTGGTATTCGATGTATCGGCGTTGCAACCCGCACCCCACCTGATCACACACGTCCCTCCCTTCCAAACAGTCAAAGCGACACAGTTCCATGGCAAAGCCAGCGCAGCCAGAACCGAAAACGCCCCCGAAGAAGTCCCATTCAAAATCTCAAGCGCAGAAGTCTCGTTCCGTGAAATCTTCCAATGAGCAGCCGGAAGTCGAATACCGATTCGCCACGAAACGGTTTTTCGCCGGCATACTAGTCGTCGCTCTCCTGGCCGGCGGATTCCATTTGTTGCGTCTGTTCATGATCGAACGCAACGTCGGCGAGATTTTTAACCGGGCGGTCGCGGCGGAGAAAGACGGTCGCAACAACGATGCCCTGAAACTGTTTGGTCAATATCTGCAGTTTCGTCCTGATGACATTTCTGCCCTCGAACGCACGGCTGAATTGCTCGACCAAGACAGTGGAAACCCCAACTCTTGGCGGTCCATTGCGGATGTCTTCGAGAAGGTTTTGCGTCTGGAACCCGAACGCGACGAGATCCGACTTCGGCTGGTTCGCACCCTGATGAAGCTGGGGAGATACCGCGGCGTCAACTACTACACCGCCGCCAGCAGCCACATCGATCGGCTGTTGTCGACTGCTGAGTATTCCCGAAATCATGAACTCACCCTGTCCAAGGCCCGAATCAAACGTGCAGCCGGGCAGTATGATGAAGCCGCCGTCTGGTATGCGTTGGCGATCGACCGAGACCCGCAAGATGTCGACTCCTATGCGGAATTCGCCGCACTCTCTCGAAGTGAAGAAATTGTTCCCATCCAGGCGGAATGGTCGTCTGAGGAAAAGGCTTTGAGTGACCCCGCGTTGCTCGAAGTGTTCCCCGAAGAAACCGGAAAAATGAGTGCGAAGGAGCTGTCGCGTCGGATCGCGAGCCGAATGGTTCAAGAGGCGAAACCAGAGTATCTGGCGTTGTGGCGACGTGGGGAACTTCATCAATCCTGGGGCGAATTGGACGCCGCGACGGCGGATATCGAAGAAGCCCTCGAACTGCCGGAAGCTCTGAATGACTCACGTTTTCTCCTAACAGCCGCGATGCTTGAACAAGCTCAAGCGCGGGCCGCGACACTCGGGAATCGGATTGACGAGGCCCAGAATCACCGCAAAGCCGCCAAACGCTACGCACTCAAGGGGACAGAGGCTGAGCCGCCAGAACCCCGATTGCAACTGGTGCTTTCCGATCTTGTCTTGGAACAGAGCCGAAACGCAGAGGCGTTGCAAGAGGCGGAAGGCTATCTCCGCAGCGGAATCGAAGAGGCCAAGTCCTTGCGAGAACCGGCCGAAGATGACGAAGAGGATCAATCAAGCCGGAAGCAACCGGAAATTGAAGAGCTTCGTCGCCTGGTGGAATCGGAAGTCCGAATGCGTTGGGCACTGGCCGATCTGTTCTTGAAACAGGCCGAAATCGGCGTCATCACGCAGGCCAAAGCCGACAGTGCTGCCAACGAACAAATGGAAACAATTCGCTCGATCGGCGGACGAGACGAACTAACCATCCTGCTGAGCGGCCAACTCCTGGCACACAACGGTCAATATGCGGAAGCGGCAAAACTCTTGGAGCAACTGCGACCACGACTGGCCGGACTGACCGAGTTTCGCAAACGACTCGACTTGCTACTCGCGTCGTGCTACTCGCGTTTGCAGAACCCGGACCGTCGGATTGAGATCTTCCGCAGCAGCGTTGAGACGGATCCATTTTGGATCCCAGGTCGTATCGAACTCGCGAACGCTCTCGGCGATGCCGGTCGCATTGACGAAGCGATTCGTGAGTACGCTCCGCTGACGAACATTCCGAACGTTGCTCAATCACTCGCGCGATTGGTGTTGCTCCGCGAATTGCAAAAACCAGCGGATCAACGCAACCTCGAAGCAATGGAAAAGGCGGTTCAGCAGGCGGAGAAAGTCGCAGCCGACGAACCCGCCACAGCCGTCTTGCGTGCGGAGCTCCATGTTGCCCGCAACGAGTACACGGCAGCCATCGATGTGCTCGAGAAAGTCTCGAAGGGACATCCGGATGCCAAAGAACTGTGGCAGGCGCAATTCAATGTCGTCGTGAATCGCAAAGACTTGGGCACCCCAGAGCGTGCCGCGGCGGCAGAAGACTTGATCGCCAAGGCGGAGAAAACTCACGGCGACACCGTTGAAATCCGCTTAGCGAAAGCCGAGTTGGCAAAGTTGCAGGGGCCGGAATTACTCCGAAAAGCCGTCGAGACCCTGGGCCAAGACGTCAAGGAGTTCACAAAGCCCGAACAAGTTCGGCTCTACGAAGGGCTCGTGCGATACGCGGCCGCAGCTAATATGCAGGATCAAACCCGATCACTTTGGAATCGAGTTGTCTCCATTCGACCGGATTACCTTCCGGGGTGGATGGCAATCGCAGAACTCGCCGCACGTGCCGGTGATCAGGCCGAAGTTGCAAAATCCCTCAAGGCAGTCCGCGAAATTGAAGGCCCAAAAGGCCCGAACGGCGACTACATTGACGCCTTATGGACCGTCCGTCAAATCGCGAAGTCCGTCGAAGGGCAAACCGATTCCAAAGTCGACATTGCCGAGCTAAAAAAAGAGTTGGAACGCCCTCGCCAACTGTTGCAACGTGCCGCCGAAAATCGAGCTTATTGGGCTGCTGTTCCCCATCTGCAAGGAACGTTGGAGGCGGCGCTGGGCAATCAGCAAGCAGCGTTCGCTCACTACGAGCGTGCTCGTCAACTTGGCGATTTCTCGCCGGATGTTGTTCGCTACATCGTAGAATATCACCGAGCCAACAAGAATTTCGATCTCGCCGATGCTGTTATACGTCAAGCCGAACAAGCCAGCACCGCACTCGTGTCCGATGATCTGAAGAGGTTGGCCTGGAAAGTGGCGTTGGAACGCGGGCAAGTGGATGCCGCCATCAACTATTCTCGACAGTTGGCGGGCGAATCGAACGACTTTCGAGACCGCATCGCTCACGCGCATCTTTTGTTCGCTAAGTATCGCTCGATGATGAAAGACGAGCAGCAAAGCCAACGAGCACAGGACCTGTTGCAACAAGCTCGTTCGATCTATCGCGAAGTCGTCAACGATGCCCCACGACAACCGGAAGCGTGGTTTGCGTATGTCGTCTTTCTGTGGCGAGTGGGAGACGAGGAAGATGCACGGAAAGCTGTCGAGGAAGCAGCGGACAAACTGCCGGAAACACCGCCACACATGAAACCGCTCAGCTTGGCACAGTACAGCGAAGTCGTGCAGCAGCCTCAAAAAGCAGCCGAGTATTATCGAGCCGCCGTCGAAGCTGCTCCGGATAACGTTGCCTTGAGAATGGCAGT from Thalassoroseus pseudoceratinae carries:
- a CDS encoding tetratricopeptide repeat protein, with the translated sequence MKSSNEQPEVEYRFATKRFFAGILVVALLAGGFHLLRLFMIERNVGEIFNRAVAAEKDGRNNDALKLFGQYLQFRPDDISALERTAELLDQDSGNPNSWRSIADVFEKVLRLEPERDEIRLRLVRTLMKLGRYRGVNYYTAASSHIDRLLSTAEYSRNHELTLSKARIKRAAGQYDEAAVWYALAIDRDPQDVDSYAEFAALSRSEEIVPIQAEWSSEEKALSDPALLEVFPEETGKMSAKELSRRIASRMVQEAKPEYLALWRRGELHQSWGELDAATADIEEALELPEALNDSRFLLTAAMLEQAQARAATLGNRIDEAQNHRKAAKRYALKGTEAEPPEPRLQLVLSDLVLEQSRNAEALQEAEGYLRSGIEEAKSLREPAEDDEEDQSSRKQPEIEELRRLVESEVRMRWALADLFLKQAEIGVITQAKADSAANEQMETIRSIGGRDELTILLSGQLLAHNGQYAEAAKLLEQLRPRLAGLTEFRKRLDLLLASCYSRLQNPDRRIEIFRSSVETDPFWIPGRIELANALGDAGRIDEAIREYAPLTNIPNVAQSLARLVLLRELQKPADQRNLEAMEKAVQQAEKVAADEPATAVLRAELHVARNEYTAAIDVLEKVSKGHPDAKELWQAQFNVVVNRKDLGTPERAAAAEDLIAKAEKTHGDTVEIRLAKAELAKLQGPELLRKAVETLGQDVKEFTKPEQVRLYEGLVRYAAAANMQDQTRSLWNRVVSIRPDYLPGWMAIAELAARAGDQAEVAKSLKAVREIEGPKGPNGDYIDALWTVRQIAKSVEGQTDSKVDIAELKKELERPRQLLQRAAENRAYWAAVPHLQGTLEAALGNQQAAFAHYERARQLGDFSPDVVRYIVEYHRANKNFDLADAVIRQAEQASTALVSDDLKRLAWKVALERGQVDAAINYSRQLAGESNDFRDRIAHAHLLFAKYRSMMKDEQQSQRAQDLLQQARSIYREVVNDAPRQPEAWFAYVVFLWRVGDEEDARKAVEEAADKLPETPPHMKPLSLAQYSEVVQQPQKAAEYYRAAVEAAPDNVALRMAVADFFSRTKALAEADKHLSYLVNPENDVPADAAAWARRRRAFTTAARGRYEDVERALQMLRRTAGSDEVPLVDLRAQVSILADRVSLADRKQLIAILEQLRKRTSLSDSEMLRLASLYEQTDGWPTAKLLLEELLERDGAEPGFLSSYIRGCVKHEPDDDRLENRLLSRLDRLRVLEPHSVRTAVTNAEFDARFHGDEAARLTLTSFAGHLIHPTSDGAAEITATERVSLRTAAMTAEKLGLTETAESLYRQYAQASPRAEDIMTLATYLGRRNQVDAALKIVEENADRVVPEAAAVTAVNVVSLGNFPPSTLDRAEEIVTKALEDRPNSRRIFNAMAALKVLQKRFDEAELLYRRVLQEDQSNVAALNNLAWMLGVTGRNPEEAVRLINEAIAIAGPLADLVDTRGMIDLSRGLPGKAMKDLKTAFADTPTANIGYHLAVAYDRLDQDLAARKAFEQAQSLGLGIEQLHPTEHETYRKLLGKFDSN